The following are from one region of the Brienomyrus brachyistius isolate T26 chromosome 4, BBRACH_0.4, whole genome shotgun sequence genome:
- the LOC125740467 gene encoding zinc finger protein with KRAB and SCAN domains 1-like — protein sequence MLNCALFHSQIASIVEVLAKTAIAEICELVDNGYAALQTEISRSQKENKALKRELQTTKQRLAQQEKKNGSPQAPVNTGYRRVKICDELRGIAGKEVFFPNEESQLYRKSDGSQGEDRDHAFVEEEYGMVKSALKVKPTQLEEESRDLLIKQEGHEEDFGSSKLHGCLNVTGVLVESGAAETVPVLAKQSTPTQDPGLHFEQQRTGQLLDRSHLDTLVHAGSENEPFNQSFEHQGSEQSSAKMDSVRNKYFMNDRSDQLNVLLSPLNSGRRTRQLMGSYATELNSQRVSADSEPPLGPFSDEYDDDSLCSLVSQDEKPDLIMIDSASMEFELQPEEIEETTSESAQNQHERYRERSRGEKGNYLHKGLSHSHALEEQSTAFCDPQNITGNVFYEKSLNMLRSAEIYQEAETVGGRFVGTGPFNCLLCGKTFSQLSQLKKHQLVHTGEEQFKCAKCGKCFANSSNLKRHQTVHTGERPFSCAQCGKRFSFVGNLKRHQSVHIRKKLPGSSALEEEV from the exons ATGCTGAATTGTGCTTTATTTCATTCTCAGATAGCCTCCATTGTTGAGGTACTAGCTAAAACGGCCATTGCAGAAATATGCGAGCTGGTGGACAATGGCTATGCGGCATTGCAAACGGAGATCTCGCGAAGCCAAAAAGAGAACAAAGCCCTGAAGAGGGAACTGCAAACCACGAAACAGAGATTAGCGCAGCAAGAAAAGAAAAACGGCTCACCGCAGGCCCCTGTAAACACTGGCTATAGAAGAGTTAAGATATGCGATGAATTAAGAGGGATTGCAGGAA AGGAGGTATTTTTTCCAAACGAAGAAAGCCAGCTATACAGAAAATCAGATGGGAGCCAGGGGGAAGACCGTGATCACGCCTTTGTGGAGGAGGAATACGGTATGGTCAAGTCTGCTTTGAAAGTGAAG CCTACACAACTGGAAGAGGAAAGCCGTGACTTGCTTATAAAACAAGAGGGACATGAAGAAGACTTTGGGAGTAGCAAACTACATGGATGTCTAAATGTGACAGGCG TACTTGTGGAATCAGGtgctgctgaaacagttccagtTCTGGCAAAACAAAGTACCCCAACACAAGACCCCGGACTGCACTTTGAGCAACAGAGAACTGGCCAGCTTTTAGACAGAAGTCATCTGGACACGCTGGTCCATGCAGGATCAGAGAATGAGCCTTTTAACCAAAGTTTTGAGCATCAAGGGTCAGAACAGAGTTCTGCAAAAATGGACAGTGTAAGAAACAAATATTTCATGAATGACAGGTCAGATCAACTGAACGTCCTCTTATCGCCGTTGAACAGTGGCAGAAGGACCAGACAGTTAATGGGATCCTACGCCACAGAGCTGAATTCACAGAGAGTGTCAGCTGACTCTGAACCTCCGCTTGGCCCTTTTTCAGATGAGTATGACGATGACAGCCTGTGTTCTTTAGTATCTCAAGATGAGAAACCGGATCTGATCATGATAGACTCGGCATCCATGGAGTTCGAGTTGCAGCCTGAAGAGATCGAAGAGACGACGTCAGAATCGGCGCAGAACCAGCACGAGCGTTACAGAGAGCGAAGCAGAGGCGAGAAAGGGAACTATCTGCATAAGGGACTGTCACACAGTCATGCATTAGAGGAGCAGAGCACGGCATTCTGTGACCCACAAAATATTACCGGAAATGTCTTTTATGAGAAAAGTCTCAATATGCTGAGAAGCGCAGAAATTTACCAGGAAGCTGAGACTGTGGGGGGCAGGTTTGTAGGTACAGGGCCGTTCAACTGCTTGCTTTGTGGAAAGACATTTTCTCAGCTGAGTCAACTTAAGAAGCATCAGCTCGTCCATACAGGAGAAGAGCAGTTTAAATGCGCAAAGTGTGGAAAGTGCTTTGCCAACTCTAGTAATCTAAAGAGACATCAAACTGTTCACACTGGCGAGAGACCTTTTAGCTGTGCACAATGTGGGAAAAGGTTCTCTTTTGTAGGAAACCTAAAAAGACACCAGAGCGTTCACATTCGAAAGAAGCTGCCCGGCTCTTCTGCATTGGAGGAAGAAGTTTAG
- the LOC125740465 gene encoding zinc finger protein 260-like isoform X2, with protein sequence MLNSASLHSQLTSIMDVLTKAAVAEICKLVDDGYALLRLEMSRSQKENEALKRKLSLRMMEADPAGTCGAAARIPGEQSSARLDGPHPPDGAGEAASVNAFLNHPLEVCRGGEPAARAKKDFRLPSDPGLKKCSEVEKRRESLNIKEERFEEDMKHCDSQIGLMISVGRVVEPAVDDPGDGISVPDKIATAVDDRQALSEHQRPGAATWSDGGFLTVLKADPENETISRKSHIGRPEGDAGKPFETVMCERPSPLETFFTQVRPEPKTEQTVRAYAHSERHLSTLGPFPETSGNTSSSLGSRDEKLDVVITDSELQQSSVWAREITLGAVQVPQKQSSDRGKSVRPQQGSYVKVCSPQTRMSERDKPSKSFDGPGMSGCSVNEENPTTTRSVHQRGSTREKRFICAYCGKSFTCLKNLETHKRVHTGERPFSCAQCGKRFSQSAHLKKHQSVHTGEKPFRCTKCGKCFADSSNLKRHQNVHTGERPFCCTQCDKRFSLIANLKRHQSIHIAKKPYRNIMWEGLIF encoded by the exons ATGTTGAACTCGGCTTCTTTGCACTCGCAGCTCACGTCCATCATGGATGTCTTAACCAAAGCAGCGGTGGCAGAAATTTGCAAACTTGTAGACGACGGGTATGCGCTTCTAAGACTGGAAATGTCTCGGAGCCAAAAGGAGAACGAAGCGCTGAAGAGGAAGCTCTCGCTGCGCATGATGGAGGCTGATCCTGCGGGGACGTGCGGGGCAGCAGCGAGGATCCCCGGGGAGCAGAGCAGCGCCCGGCTGGACGGACCTCATCCGCCCGATGGTGCAGGGGAAGCCGCTTCAGTCAATG CATTTCTGAACCACCCGTTAGAGGTCTGTCGGGGAGGGGAACCCGCAGCCAGGGCCAAGAAGGACTTCCGGCTGCCGTCTGATCCTGGGCTAAAGAAG TGTTCAGAGGTGGAGAAGAGAAGGGAATCTCTGAATATTAAAGAAGAGCGATTTGAAGAAGATATGAAGCACTGTGACTCCCAGATTGGGCTGATGATTAGTGTGGGCA GAGTTGTGGAGCCTGCGGTGGATGATCCTGGAGATGGGATTAGCGTACCCGACAAAATAGCCACAGCTGTAGATGACAGACAGGCCCTCTCCGAGCACCAGAGGCCGGGGGCTGCCACGTGGAGCGATGGAGGATTCCTCACCGTCCTCAAGGCAGATCCAGAGAACGAGACTATCAGTCGGAAAAGCCACATCGGGAGACCTGAAGGCGACGCCGGCAAGCCGTTTGAGACCGTTATGTGCGAGAGACCGAGTCCATTAGAGACCTTCTTCACACAAGTGAGACCAGAACCAAAGACTGAGCAGACAGTTCGCGCTTATGCCCATTCCGAGAGGCATTTGTCTACACTCGGACCTTTCCCAGAGACATCAGGCAACACTTCATCCTCCCTGGGATCTCGAGATGAGAAACTGGACGTAGTTATAACTGACTCAGAACTGCAGCAGtcttcagtttgggctagaGAGATCACATTGGGGGCAGTTCAGGTTCCCCAAAAACAATCAAGTGATCGCGGAAAAAGTGTGAGACCGCAACAAGGAAGTTACGTTAAGGTATGTTCCCCTCAGACCCGAATGTCGGAAAGAGACAAGCCGTCAAAGTCATTTGATGGTCCAGGAATGAGTGGATGCTCTGTAAACGAGGAGAATCCCACCACAACAAGAAGTGTTCATCAGAGAGGCAGTACGAGGGAGAAACGCTTCATTTGTGCATATTGTGGAAAGAGCTTCACCTGCCTGAAAAACCTGGAGACACATAAGAGGGTCCACACGGGGGAGAGACCGTTCAGCTGCGCGCAGTGCGGCAAGCGCTTTTCTCAGTCTGCCCACCTCAAGAAGCATCAGAGCGTCCACACTGGAGAGAAACCCTTCAGATGCACTAAATGCGGAAAGTGCTTCGCAGACTCGAGTAACTTGAAGAGGCACCAGAATGTCCATACTGGGGAGAGACCATTTTGCTGTACGCAGTGCGACAAGCGCTTTTCCTTAATTGCTAATCTCAAGAGACACCAAAGCATTCACATCGCAAAGAAACCGTATCGGAATATAATGTGGGAAggattaattttttaa
- the LOC125740465 gene encoding zinc finger protein 260-like isoform X1, translating into MLNSASLHSQLTSIMDVLTKAAVAEICKLVDDGYALLRLEMSRSQKENEALKRKLSLRMMEADPAGTCGAAARIPGEQSSARLDGPHPPDGAGEAASVNEAFLNHPLEVCRGGEPAARAKKDFRLPSDPGLKKCSEVEKRRESLNIKEERFEEDMKHCDSQIGLMISVGRVVEPAVDDPGDGISVPDKIATAVDDRQALSEHQRPGAATWSDGGFLTVLKADPENETISRKSHIGRPEGDAGKPFETVMCERPSPLETFFTQVRPEPKTEQTVRAYAHSERHLSTLGPFPETSGNTSSSLGSRDEKLDVVITDSELQQSSVWAREITLGAVQVPQKQSSDRGKSVRPQQGSYVKVCSPQTRMSERDKPSKSFDGPGMSGCSVNEENPTTTRSVHQRGSTREKRFICAYCGKSFTCLKNLETHKRVHTGERPFSCAQCGKRFSQSAHLKKHQSVHTGEKPFRCTKCGKCFADSSNLKRHQNVHTGERPFCCTQCDKRFSLIANLKRHQSIHIAKKPYRNIMWEGLIF; encoded by the exons ATGTTGAACTCGGCTTCTTTGCACTCGCAGCTCACGTCCATCATGGATGTCTTAACCAAAGCAGCGGTGGCAGAAATTTGCAAACTTGTAGACGACGGGTATGCGCTTCTAAGACTGGAAATGTCTCGGAGCCAAAAGGAGAACGAAGCGCTGAAGAGGAAGCTCTCGCTGCGCATGATGGAGGCTGATCCTGCGGGGACGTGCGGGGCAGCAGCGAGGATCCCCGGGGAGCAGAGCAGCGCCCGGCTGGACGGACCTCATCCGCCCGATGGTGCAGGGGAAGCCGCTTCAGTCAATG AAGCATTTCTGAACCACCCGTTAGAGGTCTGTCGGGGAGGGGAACCCGCAGCCAGGGCCAAGAAGGACTTCCGGCTGCCGTCTGATCCTGGGCTAAAGAAG TGTTCAGAGGTGGAGAAGAGAAGGGAATCTCTGAATATTAAAGAAGAGCGATTTGAAGAAGATATGAAGCACTGTGACTCCCAGATTGGGCTGATGATTAGTGTGGGCA GAGTTGTGGAGCCTGCGGTGGATGATCCTGGAGATGGGATTAGCGTACCCGACAAAATAGCCACAGCTGTAGATGACAGACAGGCCCTCTCCGAGCACCAGAGGCCGGGGGCTGCCACGTGGAGCGATGGAGGATTCCTCACCGTCCTCAAGGCAGATCCAGAGAACGAGACTATCAGTCGGAAAAGCCACATCGGGAGACCTGAAGGCGACGCCGGCAAGCCGTTTGAGACCGTTATGTGCGAGAGACCGAGTCCATTAGAGACCTTCTTCACACAAGTGAGACCAGAACCAAAGACTGAGCAGACAGTTCGCGCTTATGCCCATTCCGAGAGGCATTTGTCTACACTCGGACCTTTCCCAGAGACATCAGGCAACACTTCATCCTCCCTGGGATCTCGAGATGAGAAACTGGACGTAGTTATAACTGACTCAGAACTGCAGCAGtcttcagtttgggctagaGAGATCACATTGGGGGCAGTTCAGGTTCCCCAAAAACAATCAAGTGATCGCGGAAAAAGTGTGAGACCGCAACAAGGAAGTTACGTTAAGGTATGTTCCCCTCAGACCCGAATGTCGGAAAGAGACAAGCCGTCAAAGTCATTTGATGGTCCAGGAATGAGTGGATGCTCTGTAAACGAGGAGAATCCCACCACAACAAGAAGTGTTCATCAGAGAGGCAGTACGAGGGAGAAACGCTTCATTTGTGCATATTGTGGAAAGAGCTTCACCTGCCTGAAAAACCTGGAGACACATAAGAGGGTCCACACGGGGGAGAGACCGTTCAGCTGCGCGCAGTGCGGCAAGCGCTTTTCTCAGTCTGCCCACCTCAAGAAGCATCAGAGCGTCCACACTGGAGAGAAACCCTTCAGATGCACTAAATGCGGAAAGTGCTTCGCAGACTCGAGTAACTTGAAGAGGCACCAGAATGTCCATACTGGGGAGAGACCATTTTGCTGTACGCAGTGCGACAAGCGCTTTTCCTTAATTGCTAATCTCAAGAGACACCAAAGCATTCACATCGCAAAGAAACCGTATCGGAATATAATGTGGGAAggattaattttttaa
- the LOC125740471 gene encoding zinc finger protein 232-like codes for MTSCVDLHSQLVTVMDVLAKAAVADICKLVDDGYAVLRLEISRRQKENQTLKKRLQILELMIERGYANPEDDQFADAARFIDSQPEISPWRDGDPAAVDKFAEETGQLELQFIKEERLDGDLQEEDLQEEDLQEEDLQEEDLQEAVEKGVVMLVPTDDGKSPSASEDRAGLSGHQRMKRNVWDSKGADSVLKAEPANETVTQRAQFSASECSAVPLNSFPYEYVTYGGTSQAKTFYDQSNVEADGEEDPKNPVRCSEQRPFPVTKVSGSVFPSLQSNSVKPASVAMSSVSIDMETEVCLAWTKEPVLETAYVQQRRYKEHKGDAESQLENVNGNQVNRRESVAEQRSFSVSEVRDAFSGNAGISLPKIPKSSRPISTKERSFICTYCGKCFSCPNRLKTHRRIHTGEKPFSCNQCGKRFSDSSNVKRHQNTHTGKKPFICTLCGRGFSQSGCLITHQRVHTGEKPFSCTQCGKRFSDSSNLKRHQNTHIMKKACSCLH; via the exons ATGACTAGCTGCGTTGATCTTCATTCTCAGCTGGTGACCGTCATGGATGTCTTAGCCAAAGCGGCTGTGGCAGACATATGTAAGCTTGTGGACGATGGCTACGCGGTTTTACGCTTGGAAATCTCTCGACGCCAGAAGGAGAACCAAACTCTAAAGAAGAGGCTGCAAATCCTGGAGCTGATGATCGAGCGAGGCTATGCAAATCCAG aagATGATCAGTTTGCAGATGCTGCAAGATTCATTGACAGTCAGCCTGAAATCAGTCCCTGGAGAGACGGCGACCCCGCAGCTGTGGATAAG TTTGCAGAGGAGACGGGACAGTTGGAACTGCAGTTCATTAAAGAGGAGAGACTGGATGGTGACCTCCAGGAAGAAGACCTCCAGGAAGAAGACCTCCAGGAAGAAGACCTCCAGGAAGAAGACCTGCAGGAAGCGGTGGAAAAGG GAGTTGTGATGCTGGTTCCCACTGATGATGGGAAGTCCCCCAGTGCTTCGGAAGACAGAGCTGGTCTCTCTGGGCACCAGAGGATGAAGCGGAATGTTTGGGACAGCAAAGGAGCCGACTCTGTCCTCAAGGCAGAACCAGCAAATGAGACCGTTACCCAAAGAGCTCAATTCTCAGCATCGGAATGCAGTGCAGTGCCACTGAACAGCTTCCCTTACGAGTATGTAACGTATGGGGGAACTAGTCAAGCAAAGACATTCTATGATCAGTCGAACGTTGAAGCAGACGGGGAGGAGGACCCAAAGAACCCTGTAAGGTGCTCGGAGCAACGGCCTTTTCCCGTTACAAAGGTTTCTGGTAGCGTTTTTCCATCGTTACAGTCAAATAGCGTGAAACCTGCAAGTGTAGCAATGAGCTCAGTGTCAATTGACATGGAAACTGAGGTATGTCTAGCGTGGACCAAGGAACCCGTTTTGGAAACTGCATATGTGCAACAGAGAAGGTATAAGGAACACAAGGGCGACGCGGAATCACAGTTGGAAAATGTCAACGGCAACCAAGTGAATCGGAGAGAGTCCGTGGCAGAGCAACGATCCTTCAGCGTCAGCGAAGTAAGGGATGCATTCAGTGGCAATGCAGGCATCAGTCTTCCGAAAATCCCTAAATCCAGTCGCCCGATTAGCACAAAAGAGAGAAGTTTCATTTGTACATATTGTGGTAAATGCTTTAGTTGCCCCAATCGTCTGAAAACACATCGGAGAATCCACACTGGAGAGAAACCGTTCAGTTGTAACCAGTGTGGAAAGCGCTTTTCAGACTCGAGCAACGTTAAGAGGCATCAGAAtacccacactggcaagaagcccttcatctgcACGCTGTGTGGGCGTGGCTTCAGCCAGTCAGGCTGTCTAATCACGCATCAGAGAGTCCACACAGGCGAGAAACCCTTCAGCTGCACGCAGTGCGGCAAGCGCTTTTCCGATTCCAGCAACCTTAAGAGACACCAGAACACTCATATTATGAAGAAAGCATGCAGCTGCCTGCATTAG